From a region of the Corallococcus coralloides DSM 2259 genome:
- the xseB gene encoding exodeoxyribonuclease VII small subunit — protein MAVAKSDKNPKVEPAPEQYGDVVSRLEETVARLESGDLSLEESLKAFEEGIRLVRRGEKLLTEAEQRIEQLLVDEDGQDVVAPLAVAARPAPQAAPRTTAQARPPPEDDVPF, from the coding sequence ATGGCCGTGGCGAAGTCGGACAAGAACCCCAAGGTGGAGCCCGCTCCGGAGCAGTACGGAGACGTGGTGTCGCGCCTGGAAGAGACGGTGGCGCGGCTGGAAAGCGGCGACCTGTCGTTGGAAGAGTCGCTCAAGGCGTTCGAGGAGGGCATCCGCCTGGTTCGCAGGGGCGAGAAGCTGCTCACGGAGGCCGAGCAGCGCATCGAGCAGCTGCTGGTGGACGAGGACGGCCAGGACGTCGTGGCGCCGCTGGCGGTGGCGGCCCGGCCCGCTCCCCAGGCTGCCCCCCGGACGACCGCGCAGGCGCGTCCGCCACCGGAGGACGATGTCCCGTTCTAG
- the xseA gene encoding exodeoxyribonuclease VII large subunit — protein MKKRKGMEPPPADEPGQGDLFGTSLLPPLRPAPAKAASGGKPPAAPPTAPVAEIAPPPPPAAVPPPPRPERTVLSVGELTRQIKQTVESRFPRVMVRGEVSSFRGANARGHWYFTLKDADASIDAKVWASMASRIRFALRDGMEVVAEGSVDLYEPQGRYSLIVSRLEPVGEGALALAFEQLKQRLAAEGLIGDRRVRPPRPVPFLPRRIGVVTSRTGAALQDFLRVLHSRNPRLGVLLADARVQGEGSAEDVARAIERLSRTDVDVIVVTRGGGSVEDLWTFNEERVARAIFASPVPVVSAIGHEIDFTISDFVADLRAPTPSAAAERLAPVLADLELTLATQSGRLRRAMERRVLELRQSQGQLRARLPDPRREVNHQRLHLSEQVEAMMRVLRPRTREHRETLRALQERLQRARPQTRLSEQRAHLLKLAMRLSEAARAGVTRRRGALADARLGLERQSPTARVAAERAKVAQARARLLELQRGMLASAQTHFGRLGGRLDALSPLKVMSRGYAVTFRQRDGVVVRSTADVAVGDVLGIKLAAHGAKTLGGCEEIEATVTSLKGPVDC, from the coding sequence ATGAAGAAGCGCAAGGGGATGGAGCCGCCTCCGGCCGACGAGCCGGGGCAGGGCGACCTGTTCGGCACGTCGCTGCTACCCCCCTTGCGTCCCGCGCCGGCGAAGGCCGCCAGCGGAGGCAAGCCGCCTGCGGCCCCGCCTACCGCGCCGGTGGCTGAAATCGCTCCGCCGCCCCCCCCGGCCGCCGTCCCCCCGCCGCCGCGCCCGGAGCGCACGGTGTTGTCGGTGGGCGAGCTCACCCGGCAGATCAAGCAGACGGTGGAGTCGCGCTTCCCGCGCGTGATGGTGCGCGGCGAGGTGTCCAGCTTCCGGGGCGCCAACGCGCGCGGCCACTGGTACTTCACGCTCAAGGACGCGGACGCCTCCATCGACGCGAAGGTGTGGGCGTCCATGGCGTCGCGGATCCGCTTCGCGCTGCGCGACGGCATGGAGGTGGTGGCCGAGGGCAGCGTGGACCTGTACGAGCCGCAGGGCCGCTACAGCCTCATCGTGTCCCGGCTGGAGCCGGTGGGCGAGGGCGCGCTGGCGCTCGCGTTCGAGCAGCTCAAGCAGCGGCTGGCGGCGGAGGGGCTCATCGGCGACCGGCGCGTGCGGCCGCCCCGGCCCGTGCCGTTCCTGCCCCGGCGCATCGGCGTCGTCACCAGCCGCACCGGCGCGGCGCTCCAGGACTTCCTGCGCGTGCTGCACTCGCGCAACCCCCGGCTGGGCGTGCTGCTGGCGGACGCGCGCGTGCAAGGGGAAGGCTCCGCGGAGGACGTGGCGCGGGCCATCGAGCGGCTTTCGCGCACCGACGTGGACGTCATCGTCGTGACGCGCGGCGGAGGCTCCGTGGAGGACCTCTGGACGTTCAACGAGGAGCGGGTGGCGCGCGCCATCTTCGCCTCGCCGGTGCCGGTGGTGTCCGCCATCGGCCACGAAATCGACTTCACCATCTCCGACTTCGTCGCGGACCTGCGCGCGCCCACGCCCAGCGCGGCGGCGGAGCGGCTGGCGCCGGTGCTCGCCGATCTGGAGCTGACGCTGGCCACGCAGTCCGGCCGGCTGCGCCGGGCCATGGAGCGCCGCGTGCTGGAGCTGCGCCAGAGCCAGGGCCAGCTTCGCGCGCGCCTGCCGGATCCACGCCGCGAGGTGAACCACCAGCGCCTGCACCTGTCCGAACAGGTGGAGGCGATGATGCGCGTGCTGCGCCCCCGCACGCGCGAGCACCGCGAGACGCTGCGCGCCTTGCAGGAGCGGCTGCAGCGGGCGCGGCCCCAGACGCGGCTGTCGGAGCAGCGGGCGCACCTGCTGAAACTGGCCATGCGCCTGTCGGAGGCGGCGCGCGCGGGCGTGACGCGGCGGCGGGGCGCGCTCGCGGACGCGCGGCTGGGGCTGGAGCGGCAATCCCCCACGGCGCGGGTGGCGGCCGAGCGGGCGAAGGTGGCCCAGGCGAGAGCGCGGCTCCTGGAGCTGCAGCGGGGCATGCTGGCGTCCGCGCAGACGCACTTCGGACGGTTGGGGGGCCGCCTGGACGCCCTGAGCCCCCTGAAGGTGATGTCCCGCGGCTACGCGGTGACGTTCCGCCAGCGGGACGGCGTCGTGGTGCGCTCCACGGCGGACGTGGCGGTGGGGGACGTGCTGGGCATCAAGCTGGCGGCCCACGGGGCGAAAACCCTGGGTGGGTGTGAAGAAATCGAAGCGACCGTTACCAGCCTGAAAGGCCCGGTGGACTGCTAG
- a CDS encoding FHA domain-containing protein: MSNAPPPARRRPTSGTPSSGTGSRAPVRRSTAGAAAARPAKLVVVAGPMEGEEFALSELEYTVGRATDNPICIQDTSVSRKHVTLRKESAGWMVSDMGSGNGTIVNGEPIAEETLLANGDVITLGDSELRYEDTANSTAKVQAPSSPRPRPSTAAGRGPTAVPSRPPREGRARPQTSRAAAAAELTPEMQRKRMRMKLAGVAVLVVLFAGLGVARSRMRQQQEEQGRIEAEQRKYREQLGGLFQEAKNLVREGQWEQAKAKLEELHTQAPTYPGVEDYLKAAEREIPNQKHLGMAQAALDKGELAAAKASIEKVSSDTQLYEQLKTARKNLTDAADKRTKEAKGLLDTRQLENVQKAKAITDDVLATFPEHRDGKLVNDDAARVIADLTRPDPVRVAAAPKPWEPAVDRFRDADITGAVAILNACSAKTPQCKQLMGQMTEFGNLYKKLEDLDAKGLTRLLALDKDITDGRTSKMARNAGTRAGNIYYKSAAGAKAAGQWSRAMEFARRALQADPSHTGAANIVNDLKGKAKDLYMQAYSIKDSSPEDALPKFRDVVAMTPPDDELHGKAQGWVEKLSR; the protein is encoded by the coding sequence ATGTCGAACGCACCTCCCCCCGCCCGCCGCCGGCCTACATCCGGTACGCCCTCCTCCGGGACGGGTTCGCGCGCGCCGGTCCGCCGGTCGACCGCCGGTGCCGCCGCGGCCCGCCCCGCGAAGCTCGTCGTCGTCGCCGGCCCCATGGAGGGCGAGGAGTTCGCGCTCTCCGAGCTCGAGTACACGGTCGGCCGCGCCACCGACAACCCCATCTGCATCCAGGACACGTCCGTCTCCCGCAAGCACGTGACGCTGCGCAAGGAGTCCGCCGGCTGGATGGTCAGTGACATGGGCTCCGGCAACGGAACCATCGTCAACGGCGAGCCCATCGCCGAGGAGACGCTCCTCGCCAACGGCGACGTCATCACGCTGGGCGACTCGGAGCTGCGCTACGAGGACACCGCCAACAGCACCGCCAAGGTGCAGGCCCCCTCCAGCCCCCGGCCCCGTCCGTCCACGGCGGCGGGTCGCGGTCCCACGGCCGTGCCATCGCGTCCCCCCCGGGAGGGCCGCGCGCGCCCGCAGACGTCGCGGGCCGCGGCCGCCGCGGAGCTCACGCCGGAGATGCAGCGCAAGCGCATGCGGATGAAGCTCGCGGGCGTCGCCGTGCTGGTGGTGCTCTTCGCGGGCCTGGGCGTCGCGCGCTCGCGCATGCGGCAGCAGCAGGAGGAGCAGGGCCGCATCGAGGCGGAGCAGCGCAAGTACCGCGAGCAGCTGGGCGGCCTCTTCCAGGAGGCCAAGAACCTGGTGCGCGAGGGCCAGTGGGAGCAGGCCAAGGCGAAGCTGGAGGAGCTCCACACGCAGGCGCCAACCTACCCCGGCGTGGAGGACTACCTGAAGGCCGCGGAGCGGGAGATTCCCAACCAGAAGCACCTGGGCATGGCCCAGGCGGCGCTGGACAAGGGGGAGCTGGCCGCAGCGAAGGCGTCCATCGAAAAGGTGAGCAGCGACACCCAGCTCTACGAGCAGCTGAAGACGGCGCGCAAGAACCTGACGGACGCCGCCGACAAGCGCACGAAGGAGGCCAAGGGGCTGCTGGACACCCGCCAGCTGGAGAACGTGCAGAAGGCCAAGGCCATCACCGACGACGTGCTCGCGACCTTCCCGGAGCACCGCGACGGCAAGCTCGTCAATGACGACGCCGCGCGCGTCATCGCGGACCTGACGCGTCCGGACCCCGTGCGCGTGGCCGCGGCGCCCAAGCCGTGGGAGCCCGCGGTGGACCGCTTCCGCGACGCGGACATCACCGGCGCGGTGGCCATCCTCAATGCGTGCTCGGCGAAGACGCCCCAGTGCAAGCAGCTGATGGGGCAGATGACGGAGTTCGGCAACCTCTACAAGAAGCTGGAGGACCTGGACGCCAAGGGCCTCACCCGCCTGCTCGCGCTGGACAAGGACATCACCGACGGGCGCACGAGCAAGATGGCGCGCAACGCGGGCACCCGCGCGGGCAACATCTATTACAAGAGCGCCGCGGGCGCGAAGGCCGCCGGCCAGTGGTCGCGCGCCATGGAGTTCGCCCGCCGCGCGCTCCAGGCCGACCCCAGCCACACGGGCGCCGCCAACATCGTCAACGACCTCAAGGGCAAGGCGAAGGACCTGTACATGCAGGCCTACTCCATCAAGGACTCCAGCCCGGAGGACGCGCTGCCCAAGTTCCGCGACGTCGTCGCGATGACGCCGCCGGACGACGAGCTGCACGGCAAGGCCCAGGGCTGGGTCGAGAAGCTGTCGCGATGA